A region of Pseudomonas putida DNA encodes the following proteins:
- a CDS encoding Yip1 family protein, with translation MIHHVVGLFTHPDQEWREIRGEEESISHMYLTHTLILAAIPAVSAFIGTTQVGWVIGDRPAVMLTMESAIWMSIMSYLAMLAGVAVMGAFIHWMARTYDANPSMAQCIAFATYTATPLFLGGLAALYPHLWLGMLIGTAAICYTVYLLYVGLPTFMNIPPDEGFLFSSSVLAVGLVVLVAIMAATVIIWGLGVGPVYTN, from the coding sequence ATGATTCATCACGTTGTGGGGCTGTTTACCCATCCCGATCAGGAATGGCGGGAAATTCGTGGCGAAGAAGAATCCATCAGCCACATGTACCTGACGCACACCTTGATCCTGGCGGCGATCCCTGCCGTTTCTGCATTTATCGGTACGACCCAGGTCGGCTGGGTGATTGGCGACCGGCCAGCGGTGATGCTGACCATGGAAAGCGCAATCTGGATGAGCATCATGTCTTACCTGGCGATGCTCGCCGGGGTGGCGGTGATGGGCGCGTTCATCCACTGGATGGCACGCACCTACGACGCCAACCCCTCCATGGCGCAATGCATTGCCTTTGCCACCTACACCGCCACCCCGCTGTTCCTCGGCGGCCTGGCGGCGCTTTACCCGCACCTGTGGCTGGGCATGCTGATCGGCACTGCAGCGATCTGCTACACGGTGTACCTGTTGTATGTCGGCTTGCCGACGTTCATGAACATTCCACCCGATGAAGGCTTCCTGTTTTCCAGCTCGGTGCTGGCAGTGGGCCTTGTGGTACTGGTGGCGATCATGGCCGCGACCGTGATCATCTGGGGACTGGGCGTGGGGCCCGTTTACACCAACTAG
- a CDS encoding SprT family zinc-dependent metalloprotease, whose product MPELLRQRVETCYQQAETFFKRPFPRPEVSFKLRGQKAGVAHLHENLLRFNLQLYRENQEDFLRQTVAHEVAHLVAHQLFGERIQAHGEEWQLIMRGVYELPPNRCHNYEVQRRVVTRYIYRCPCPQSDFAFTAQRHKLVRQGRRYLCRRCRAILEYSGETRVE is encoded by the coding sequence ATGCCCGAGCTGCTCAGACAACGCGTCGAAACCTGTTACCAGCAAGCCGAAACCTTCTTCAAACGCCCCTTCCCGCGCCCGGAAGTCAGCTTCAAGCTGCGCGGCCAAAAGGCCGGCGTCGCCCACCTGCACGAGAACCTGCTGCGCTTCAACCTGCAGCTGTACCGCGAAAACCAGGAAGACTTCCTGCGCCAGACCGTGGCCCACGAGGTGGCGCACCTGGTGGCTCACCAGCTGTTTGGCGAGCGCATCCAGGCCCATGGCGAGGAATGGCAATTGATCATGCGGGGTGTGTACGAATTGCCACCCAATCGCTGCCACAACTACGAAGTGCAACGGCGGGTGGTGACGCGCTACATCTATCGCTGCCCCTGCCCGCAAAGTGACTTTGCGTTTACCGCGCAGCGGCACAAGCTGGTGCGCCAGGGGCGGCGCTACCTGTGCAGGCGGTGCCGGGCGATTCTGGAATACAGCGGTGAGACGCGCGTTGAATGA